The DNA window GAGCGAACACCGCCCACAGTCCGCCTGCCACGGGGGTGGTGATGCTGATTCCGGCCAGGGTCAGCACCGTTGCCAGCAGGGGCGGAACCGTGATCGCCACCAACCCGGCTGCGGTCTTCTCCGCCAGGTAGGAATCCGGGGTGCGATCACACACCGCAAGGCGGGCTCGGGTGTGTGCGGTGGGCAGACCGAGGGCGGAAAGCAGGGGGACGCCGCTGCTGCCACAGCGTGAGAGCCAGCCCGCCGAGGCAGGTGGGAAGGTGGTGCTGTCGGGGCTGGGCGGATCCGCGAGGCGTTCGGCCAGACTCGGCCGGGTGTGGCGGATCATGAGCAGAAGCCAGACGCCCAAGCCGATGACTGCTCCGCTGGCCCCAGCCGTCACTGTCACAGTGTTCACTGGACCACCTCCTGCGTGGTCTGTGGACGCAACACCCGTGGTCCCAGGTCGCTACGGGAGAGGCGGGCGATCCAGCCCAACGCTGTCGCCCACACGGCCCCGATCACAGCCAGTACGAGTTGTCCCAGGAGTCCGTCGTAGGGCTGCAGGTAGTCGGGGTTGAACGCCAGCAGCAGCGTGGCCATGACGGTGGTGGTAGCGGTGATGATGCGCATCGCGGTACGCACCCGCATCCGGGTCGCTGCGATCTTGACCAGCATGCCGGCCTGTTCGCGCGTGCTCGAGGCCAGACTCGTCAGAAGCGTCCCCAGATCGGCGGCGTAGCGGTCAGCCGCCCGGGAGAGCGCTTGGGCCACCACATCGGCGGTGGGAACATCCACCTCCTCGGCCCACTCCGCCAGGGCTTGTGTGGCGGAACGTCCCTGACGTACCTGATCGGCCAGACGCTGCACCGAGGCGCGGATCGGTTCGGGAGCGATCGGCGCGGTAGTGGTAATCGCCTGCTGCAGACCGGAGGCACTGGCCATGAGGTCACGAATCTGTTCGGTCCACGCGGCCACCGCCTCGATCCGGGCAACGCGCGCCTGGTGTGCACGGTCGGGCCCCAGCACGGCAGGCAGCCACCACGCGCCAGCGATGCCGAGGAGTCCTGCCA is part of the Haloactinospora alba genome and encodes:
- a CDS encoding type II secretion system F family protein is translated as MSVSVGVAVLAGALGGAGLALFLAALVPTAGTNLRVRLWRTMRERHRGLRLAASAAAGCGMWVVTGWPVAGLLGIAGAWWLPAVLGPDRAHQARVARIEAVAAWTEQIRDLMASASGLQQAITTTAPIAPEPIRASVQRLADQVRQGRSATQALAEWAEEVDVPTADVVAQALSRAADRYAADLGTLLTSLASSTREQAGMLVKIAATRMRVRTAMRIITATTTVMATLLLAFNPDYLQPYDGLLGQLVLAVIGAVWATALGWIARLSRSDLGPRVLRPQTTQEVVQ